The stretch of DNA AAACTGAAATAAGTATAAATGGCACCAAAACCACTATAGATGTCATTAAACTAAAAAAGACTCAAAGCAGGCGCGAGCGTAAGTTAGCCATGTTGCGCGATAGCTTAAAGCGTATGATCATGCATAAAAAGATGGATGATGAGCTGGCCGGGCTTGTACAGCAAGGTACCGTAAACCTGCGCATACGTATCGAAGAATTTACTGATGAGTTTGGCGATGTACATGGCCGCTTTATCCCCGAAATTGTTAAAACCCCTGCTCACCCGGTAAAAAAGAAGCTTTATAAGTACGATACCTTACGCTATACCTATGTAGACCCGCAGTTTGGGCCGCAAATTATATCGGTTGCTAACCTTAACCCTTTATGGGTACGCAAGCAGCAACAGTTGCAAAAGGAGAAGCAGTTTGAATTGGTGAAAAAAATGCTGGAGACAGATTCGTTAGAAAATGCACCGCAGGATAGAAAGAACCAAAGTGTGATTGCTAACCTTGCCGAAGAATACCGTAAATCAAACGAACCCCTTACCAATCGAATCAACAACTTTTGGATAGACTCATTGCTTCGTTTTGAATTACATAACAGGGGTATACTTTTGCCATATGATTACGAAGTAACCACCGCCAACAGCGATTCGCTCATATTCTCCAGTGCAATGGATACCCAGGGCAAAAAGCCCGTGTTTACCGATGCAAACACATTTCAGAAAGCTATTTTTAGTAACGAGGTTATAAATGATCCGGGTAAGATAAAAATATTCTTCCCCCAAAAAACCTCATTTATTTTAAGCAACATGACGGCCTCTATAGGTACCACCGGCGGCCTGTTGTTTGTGTTGATATTTTGCTTTGGATATACCATATTCTCTATACTAAGACAAAAGAAAGTGTCGGAAATGAAGATGGATTTCATCAACAACATGACACATGAGTTTAAAACCCCTGTATCAACCATTATGATAGCCAGCGAGGCTTTAAAGGATGATGAGATAGCACAGGATAAAACACGGGTAGCAAGGCTGGCCAATGTTATTTACGAAGAGAATGTAAGGTTGGGAAGCCATATAGAGCGGGTGTTAAATATTGCCCGTATAGAGAAAGACGACTTTAAGCTGGATAAAAAGCCGCTGGATGTTAACGAAATGATAACGGTTGTTATTGATAGCATGCAGCTTAAACTACAAAAGAACAATGCAATAACCAACCTGCATTTAGATGCTGAGAATGCCGTAGTTATTGCCGACGAGCTCCATTTTTCGAACGTATTGTATAACCTGGTTGATAACGCCATAAAATACAGCAACGGCAGCCCCGAGATAGATATTAGCACCGCTAACAAAAACGGCAATATTGTTATCAAAGTAGCCGATAAAGGTATTGGCATGAACCGCGATCAGCAGGCAAAAATATTTGAACAGTTTTACCGTATACCTACAGGCAACTTACACGATGTTAAGGGGTTTGGCCTGGGCCTAAGCTATGTAAATACGATAGTAAAAAGGCTGGAAGGCACTATTAGCGTACGGTCTGAAAAAGAAAAGGGCTCGGAGTTTGAGTTAAGATTCCCTGTTGCTTAAACCATATCATGAAAAAAATATTACTAGTTGAAGACGACCCTAACCTTGGTTTATTGCTACAGGATTACCTGCAGCTAAAAGGTAAGTTTGATGTGGTTTTATGTAAAGATGGGGAAGAAGGCCTGCGTGCTTTTACCAAAAACAGCTATGATTTACTAATATTAGATGTAATGATGCCCAAAAAAGATGGTTTTACATTGGGCAAAGATATACGTAAAATAAATGCCAATGTGCCCATTATTTTTGCGACCGCAAAAGGGATGATAGAAGATAAAACACAGGCATTTAACCTTGGTGGGGATGATTATATAACCAAGCCATTTAGAATAGAAGAATTACTGTTGCGCATTAACGCACTATTAAAGCGTGCAGACAGCCCCGAGAAAAAGGCTGATGAAAACCCTACGCAGTTTAAATTGGGTAGCTACAACTTCGACTAT from Inquilinus sp. KBS0705 encodes:
- a CDS encoding response regulator transcription factor, translating into MKKILLVEDDPNLGLLLQDYLQLKGKFDVVLCKDGEEGLRAFTKNSYDLLILDVMMPKKDGFTLGKDIRKINANVPIIFATAKGMIEDKTQAFNLGGDDYITKPFRIEELLLRINALLKRADSPEKKADENPTQFKLGSYNFDYTSQLITRGEAFQKLSTKEAELLRLLCLRKNEVLTREEALLNIWHDDNYFNGRSMDVFLSKIRKYLKDDSSVEIINVHGRGYKLLIN
- a CDS encoding HAMP domain-containing histidine kinase — translated: MKIKRFGLLIGLMGFALLGIVAMQLYFLRQSYQLQSELFNSNVNEALNSVVNKVTKQDALNFLNARLQHEQKKLFSQNLPERKTEISINGTKTTIDVIKLKKTQSRRERKLAMLRDSLKRMIMHKKMDDELAGLVQQGTVNLRIRIEEFTDEFGDVHGRFIPEIVKTPAHPVKKKLYKYDTLRYTYVDPQFGPQIISVANLNPLWVRKQQQLQKEKQFELVKKMLETDSLENAPQDRKNQSVIANLAEEYRKSNEPLTNRINNFWIDSLLRFELHNRGILLPYDYEVTTANSDSLIFSSAMDTQGKKPVFTDANTFQKAIFSNEVINDPGKIKIFFPQKTSFILSNMTASIGTTGGLLFVLIFCFGYTIFSILRQKKVSEMKMDFINNMTHEFKTPVSTIMIASEALKDDEIAQDKTRVARLANVIYEENVRLGSHIERVLNIARIEKDDFKLDKKPLDVNEMITVVIDSMQLKLQKNNAITNLHLDAENAVVIADELHFSNVLYNLVDNAIKYSNGSPEIDISTANKNGNIVIKVADKGIGMNRDQQAKIFEQFYRIPTGNLHDVKGFGLGLSYVNTIVKRLEGTISVRSEKEKGSEFELRFPVA